From a region of the Agromyces ramosus genome:
- a CDS encoding AAA family ATPase, with the protein MWRLDRNDDEEEILGPEPDAAADNLTPDPMRQDNTSPHGLSLGDPDLVAGNVAEPSWRRWHGELAAVGGRSPLVRFVDSPRTRIELSTTHPGGLPQFITGKSTLLSSLIRDELALRNARLAAAEITQKGIELRSVRGIESVHLAIGLASWRNAGEEYLAPVLLRPLAIRRYGRDFELKLKGQPFLNPALARELREQFQITLDAEAFVALAITNGVFKPQPVIDRLRGLTSHLPWFHVAPRLVVSAFAEVGPAMAADAARLDHRAIDALAGNKAARAALLASESERARPVPQDERPPSTDTLLLDADPEQEQAVAEIEAGTSVVVKTLPGTGGTQTIVNAIGALVARDKRVLVVGSRRASLDGIAHRLGQVGLGGAAVTTPGLRRELIQSISRNEKVERPRVADVDDALVRLRKVLLDYRAALTHRDPELHVSVLDALGELARLALAPDSPSTTARLDHRALAALATGREQVARDLARAAALGEFRYGPGDSPWYGASFTSSDEAANAHRLAKRLSATEVPRLLERGRALIAQTRLREFESIAELGVFLRLLLDVRETLDRFQPSVFDRPLGELIAATSSRRDSPGMSGPNRRRLRRHALEFVRPGVHVNDLNAALRGIQQQRTLWQRYSEAGAIPGVPVGIDDVHVAYQHVATDLSALDAPLGVVGTPRQLAARPVRELTTALAGLAAESEVLTNLQERTAVLARLRDLGLDPLLLDLAKRHVPERAVADELELAWWQSVLETMLAREKALLGANTAVLDRLESDFRLVDEAHASATGPLLAWRLAENWKVALVDHPEEADTLKRMLRGDRVRPGSLQAETPHLFRVLAPIWLASPYEVAAIDDSIPFDTVILVDAGATTIAENLGAIRRAKQVVAFGDPVTQTPTLFETGLDDAEQSSTSSTEHGVDALHADSALARLGELLPTLTLTRSYRAGGEDLAELVNRRFYAGRIVSLPWAGSFLGHGSLGLHYVTGNGLPDSVTGTVESIDSEVAKVVELVMDHAVKRPRESLMVITASAKHAARVHQAVLAAFAKRTDLSDFILKDRAEPFTVLTLEQSVAQSRDRVIFSIGYGRTPHGRLLSSFGSLGEPGGDRLLAVGMTRARRSMDIVSAFRPDDIDEQRQSHGVLALANVLTQTEERAADSGEGEPSASMLHDLAARLERRGIRVSVGHRGRLALAAAHAGKAVVVETDDALAGLSLRESLRLRPDVLRRLGWHYLRVHSFELFGNPDAVAARVASLLGRPEVTKPADAAAAS; encoded by the coding sequence GTGTGGCGGCTCGATCGGAATGATGACGAGGAGGAGATCCTCGGTCCCGAACCCGATGCCGCAGCCGACAACCTCACCCCGGATCCCATGCGACAGGACAACACCAGCCCTCACGGCCTCAGCCTCGGCGACCCCGATCTCGTGGCCGGAAACGTCGCCGAGCCGTCATGGCGACGCTGGCACGGCGAACTCGCCGCCGTCGGCGGCCGCTCGCCCCTCGTTCGCTTCGTGGACTCGCCACGCACGCGCATCGAGCTCTCGACGACGCACCCCGGCGGGCTCCCGCAGTTCATCACGGGCAAGTCGACGCTGCTCTCGAGCCTCATCCGCGACGAGCTCGCCCTGCGCAACGCCCGGCTGGCCGCCGCCGAGATCACCCAGAAGGGCATCGAGCTGCGCTCGGTGCGGGGAATCGAGTCGGTGCATCTCGCCATCGGCCTCGCCTCGTGGCGCAACGCCGGCGAAGAGTACCTCGCGCCCGTGCTCCTGCGTCCGCTCGCGATCCGCCGTTACGGCCGCGACTTCGAGCTGAAGCTCAAGGGCCAGCCGTTCCTGAACCCCGCGCTCGCCCGCGAACTGCGCGAGCAGTTCCAGATCACGCTCGATGCCGAGGCGTTCGTCGCCCTCGCGATCACGAACGGCGTGTTCAAGCCGCAGCCCGTCATCGACCGACTCCGGGGGCTGACCTCGCACCTGCCCTGGTTCCACGTCGCCCCGCGGCTCGTCGTCTCCGCCTTCGCCGAGGTCGGTCCCGCGATGGCGGCGGATGCCGCGCGGCTGGACCACCGCGCGATCGACGCGCTCGCCGGCAACAAGGCGGCGCGCGCGGCGCTCCTCGCGTCCGAGAGCGAGCGTGCTCGCCCCGTTCCGCAAGACGAGCGCCCGCCATCGACCGACACCCTGCTGCTCGACGCCGACCCCGAGCAGGAGCAGGCCGTCGCCGAGATCGAGGCCGGCACGTCCGTCGTCGTGAAGACGCTCCCGGGCACCGGGGGCACCCAGACCATCGTCAACGCGATCGGCGCGCTCGTCGCCCGCGACAAGCGCGTGCTCGTCGTCGGTTCGCGGCGCGCCAGCCTCGACGGCATCGCGCATCGCCTCGGCCAGGTGGGCCTCGGCGGAGCCGCGGTCACCACGCCGGGTCTTCGGCGCGAGCTCATCCAGTCGATCTCGCGCAACGAGAAGGTGGAGCGACCGCGCGTCGCCGACGTCGACGATGCCCTCGTGCGGCTGCGCAAGGTGCTCCTCGATTACCGCGCCGCGCTCACGCATCGCGATCCCGAACTGCACGTCTCGGTGCTCGATGCGCTCGGCGAACTCGCTCGACTCGCGCTGGCGCCCGACTCGCCGTCGACGACCGCCCGACTCGACCACCGCGCTCTCGCGGCGCTCGCGACCGGGCGCGAGCAGGTCGCGCGCGACCTCGCACGTGCGGCGGCGCTCGGCGAGTTCCGCTACGGCCCGGGCGACTCGCCCTGGTACGGCGCCTCGTTCACCTCCTCAGACGAGGCAGCCAACGCCCACCGACTCGCGAAGCGACTGAGCGCCACCGAGGTGCCGCGGCTGCTCGAACGAGGCCGCGCCCTCATCGCCCAGACGCGGCTCCGTGAGTTCGAGTCGATCGCCGAGCTCGGCGTGTTCCTCCGCTTGCTGCTCGACGTGCGCGAGACCCTCGACCGGTTCCAGCCGTCGGTGTTCGACCGGCCGCTCGGCGAGCTCATCGCCGCGACGTCGTCGCGACGCGATTCGCCCGGCATGTCGGGGCCCAACCGTCGGCGACTGCGCCGGCACGCCCTCGAGTTCGTGCGCCCCGGGGTGCACGTGAACGACCTGAACGCGGCGCTGCGGGGAATCCAGCAGCAGCGCACGCTCTGGCAGCGCTACTCCGAGGCGGGGGCGATCCCCGGCGTGCCCGTCGGCATCGACGACGTGCACGTCGCCTACCAGCACGTCGCGACCGACCTCTCCGCACTCGATGCGCCCCTCGGCGTGGTCGGCACGCCACGGCAGCTCGCGGCGCGTCCGGTGCGAGAGCTCACGACCGCCCTCGCGGGTCTCGCCGCCGAATCCGAGGTGCTCACGAACCTCCAGGAGCGCACCGCCGTGCTCGCGCGCCTGCGGGACCTCGGGCTCGACCCGCTCCTGCTCGACCTCGCCAAGCGCCACGTGCCCGAGCGCGCCGTCGCCGACGAGCTCGAGCTCGCCTGGTGGCAGTCGGTGCTCGAGACCATGCTCGCGCGCGAGAAGGCGCTGCTCGGCGCCAACACGGCCGTGCTCGACCGGCTCGAGAGCGACTTCCGCCTCGTCGACGAGGCGCACGCCTCGGCCACAGGTCCACTGCTCGCATGGCGGCTCGCCGAGAACTGGAAGGTCGCGCTCGTCGACCATCCCGAAGAGGCCGACACCCTGAAGCGGATGCTCCGCGGCGACCGGGTTCGCCCCGGCTCCCTGCAGGCCGAGACGCCGCACCTGTTCCGCGTCCTCGCGCCCATCTGGCTCGCCTCTCCATACGAGGTCGCCGCGATCGACGACTCCATCCCGTTCGACACCGTGATCCTCGTCGACGCGGGTGCGACGACGATCGCCGAGAACCTCGGCGCCATCCGCCGCGCGAAGCAGGTCGTCGCATTCGGCGACCCCGTGACGCAGACGCCGACGCTCTTCGAGACCGGGCTCGACGATGCGGAGCAGTCCAGCACCTCGTCGACCGAGCACGGCGTCGACGCCCTGCACGCCGACTCGGCGCTCGCACGGCTCGGCGAACTCCTCCCGACGCTCACCCTCACCCGCAGCTACCGGGCCGGCGGCGAGGATCTCGCCGAGCTCGTGAACCGGCGGTTCTACGCCGGCCGCATCGTCTCGCTGCCGTGGGCGGGGAGCTTCCTCGGGCACGGCAGCCTGGGTCTGCACTACGTGACCGGCAACGGCCTGCCCGACTCGGTGACCGGCACCGTCGAGTCGATCGACTCCGAGGTCGCGAAGGTCGTCGAGCTCGTCATGGATCACGCGGTGAAGCGTCCGCGCGAGTCGCTCATGGTGATCACCGCGAGCGCGAAGCACGCGGCGCGCGTGCACCAGGCGGTGCTCGCCGCCTTCGCGAAGCGCACCGACCTCTCGGACTTCATCCTGAAGGATCGCGCGGAGCCCTTCACGGTGCTCACGCTCGAGCAGTCCGTCGCGCAGAGCCGCGACCGCGTCATCTTCTCGATCGGATACGGCCGCACCCCGCACGGCCGGCTGCTCTCGAGCTTCGGCTCGCTCGGCGAGCCGGGCGGCGACCGCCTCCTCGCGGTCGGCATGACCCGTGCTCGTCGTTCGATGGACATCGTCTCCGCGTTCCGGCCCGACGACATCGACGAGCAGCGGCAGAGCCACGGCGTCCTCGCCCTCGCGAACGTGCTCACCCAGACCGAGGAGCGCGCCGCGGATTCCGGTGAGGGCGAGCCCAGCGCCTCGATGCTGCACGACCTGGCGGCGCGTCTCGAGCGGCGGGGCATCCGGGTCAGCGTCGGCCATCGCGGACGACTCGCGCTCGCCGCCGCGCACGCCGGCAAGGCGGTCGTCGTCGAGACCGATGACGCGCTCGCCGGCCTCAGCCTCCGCGAGTCGCTGCGTCTCCGGCCCGACGTGCTGCGCCGGCTCGGCTGGCACTACCTGCGGGTGCACAGCTTCGAACTGTTCGGCAACCCCGACGCGGTCGCGGCGCGCGTGGCGAGCCTGCTCGGCCGGCCCGAGGTCACCAAGCCGGCGGATGCCGCGGCCGCGAGCTGA
- a CDS encoding FAD-dependent oxidoreductase → MPPATLRATDQPGARHPVTVIIGGVAGGMSAATRLRRLDEEREIVVLERSGAVSFANCGLPYHVSGVIADRDELALQDPARLAARFRIDARVETEAIAIDPVAKTVTVRPARGGAEERISYDELVLSPGATPRRPERVAADAPLHTLRTLDDLDAIMLTVAGLPARARAVVIGAGYVGIELADNLHRRGIATTIVQPGTGLLGLDAEMAAPLIDHVRAVGVAVELGRRAVRVERDRVVLSDDTVLPADLVIAAMGVVPESGLARAAGLELGPGGGIVVDEFHRTSDPSIFAVGDVAEKHDLVDGSPRLIALAGLANRHGRAVADTIAGTPAPAAPALGTAIIDVVGRTAAKTGWTEDVARARGRDIRVIHTHPLSHAGYFPGAQPMSLKLVVDAATDRILGAQAVGSDGVDTRLDIIATAMAAGLTASSLADLELAYAPQYGAAKDPVNLLGYIDRNLASGEDRVLQWHELDAAIAAGAVFLDVRAEGQLAEGTIPGATWIPVEQLRERHHEFAGRPIVVHCRVGQGAHTAARLLARLGHDVRNLDGGYLTWRDGERARALEREADAAASARAA, encoded by the coding sequence ATGCCTCCCGCCACCCTCCGCGCCACCGACCAGCCGGGGGCCCGGCATCCCGTCACCGTCATCATCGGCGGCGTCGCGGGCGGGATGTCGGCCGCAACGCGACTGCGTCGTCTCGACGAGGAACGCGAGATCGTCGTGCTCGAGCGGAGCGGCGCCGTCTCGTTCGCGAACTGCGGGCTGCCGTACCACGTGTCGGGCGTGATCGCCGATCGTGACGAGCTCGCCCTGCAGGACCCGGCGCGACTCGCGGCACGGTTCCGCATCGACGCACGCGTCGAGACCGAGGCGATCGCGATCGACCCCGTCGCCAAGACCGTGACAGTGCGTCCTGCCCGCGGCGGCGCCGAGGAGCGCATCAGCTACGACGAGCTCGTGCTCTCCCCCGGCGCGACGCCACGACGGCCGGAGCGGGTGGCGGCGGATGCTCCGCTGCACACCCTGCGCACGCTCGACGACCTCGACGCCATCATGCTCACGGTCGCCGGGCTCCCCGCGCGCGCCCGCGCCGTCGTCATCGGAGCCGGATACGTCGGCATCGAGCTGGCCGACAACCTGCACCGCCGCGGCATCGCCACGACGATCGTGCAACCGGGAACCGGGCTCCTCGGCCTCGACGCCGAGATGGCCGCGCCGCTCATCGACCACGTGCGAGCCGTCGGTGTCGCCGTCGAGCTCGGCCGGCGCGCCGTGCGGGTCGAGCGCGATCGAGTCGTGCTCTCCGACGACACGGTGCTGCCCGCCGACCTCGTCATCGCCGCGATGGGCGTGGTGCCCGAGTCGGGGCTCGCCCGCGCCGCCGGACTCGAGCTCGGGCCGGGCGGCGGCATCGTGGTCGACGAGTTCCACCGCACGAGTGACCCCTCGATCTTCGCCGTCGGCGATGTCGCCGAGAAGCACGACCTCGTCGACGGGTCACCGCGACTCATCGCCCTCGCCGGTCTCGCGAACCGGCACGGGCGCGCCGTCGCCGACACCATCGCCGGAACACCGGCCCCCGCCGCCCCCGCACTCGGCACGGCGATCATCGACGTGGTCGGCCGCACGGCGGCGAAGACCGGCTGGACCGAGGACGTCGCACGAGCGCGCGGTCGCGACATCCGGGTCATCCACACCCACCCGCTCTCGCACGCCGGGTACTTCCCGGGCGCGCAGCCGATGTCGCTGAAGCTCGTCGTCGACGCGGCGACCGACCGCATCCTCGGCGCCCAGGCGGTCGGGAGCGACGGGGTCGACACTCGGCTCGACATCATCGCGACCGCGATGGCCGCCGGGCTCACCGCCTCGTCGCTCGCCGACCTCGAGCTCGCGTACGCCCCGCAGTACGGCGCCGCGAAGGATCCGGTCAACCTGCTCGGCTACATCGACCGCAACCTCGCGAGCGGCGAGGACCGCGTGCTCCAGTGGCACGAACTCGACGCGGCGATCGCGGCGGGCGCCGTCTTCCTCGACGTCCGCGCCGAGGGCCAGCTCGCCGAGGGCACGATCCCCGGCGCGACCTGGATTCCCGTCGAGCAGCTGCGTGAACGCCACCACGAGTTCGCCGGCCGACCCATCGTCGTGCACTGCCGCGTGGGCCAGGGTGCGCACACCGCCGCGCGCCTGCTCGCACGTCTCGGCCACGATGTCAGGAACCTCGACGGCGGCTACCTCACCTGGCGCGACGGCGAGCGCGCCCGCGCGCTCGAGCGGGAGGCGGATGCCGCGGCATCCGCCCGCGCCGCCTGA
- a CDS encoding rhodanese-like domain-containing protein: MRSISPEEVHALDDAVILDVREPHELTQARIDGTLDIPLGELVERLGEVPRDTTVYVICHVGGRSAQATQYLEANGVDAVNISGGILQWYQSGLPVTLGGAS, encoded by the coding sequence ATGCGATCCATCAGCCCCGAAGAGGTGCACGCGCTCGACGACGCGGTCATCCTCGATGTGCGCGAGCCGCACGAACTGACCCAGGCGCGCATCGACGGCACGCTCGACATCCCGCTCGGCGAGCTCGTCGAACGCCTCGGCGAGGTGCCCCGCGACACGACGGTCTACGTCATCTGCCACGTCGGCGGACGCAGCGCGCAGGCGACGCAGTACCTCGAGGCCAATGGCGTCGACGCGGTCAACATCTCGGGCGGCATCCTGCAGTGGTACCAGTCGGGGCTGCCGGTCACCCTCGGCGGTGCGTCATGA
- a CDS encoding metal-sensitive transcriptional regulator yields the protein MSATPATVTTTDDAQRRILNRLKRARGQLNAVIEAVEAGSDCRTVVTQLAAVSSALDKAGFAIISSALRDCLVDGGGAPAARRSGAPDRLTVDELEKLFLTLS from the coding sequence ATGAGCGCCACGCCGGCGACCGTGACGACGACGGATGACGCGCAACGGCGCATCCTCAACCGCCTGAAGCGGGCGCGCGGCCAGCTGAACGCGGTCATCGAGGCGGTCGAGGCGGGAAGCGACTGCCGCACGGTGGTCACGCAGCTCGCTGCGGTGTCGAGTGCGCTCGACAAGGCCGGCTTCGCCATCATCTCGAGCGCACTGCGGGACTGCCTCGTCGACGGGGGCGGTGCTCCCGCGGCGCGCCGATCGGGCGCGCCCGATCGCCTCACGGTCGACGAACTCGAGAAGCTGTTCCTCACCCTGTCGTGA